The genomic segment CCGTCAAGCGTGCCGGCGGCGGCGAAGGGGAGTTGACAGGCCGCCGCCCTCGCCCGACGTTTCCCCTCTCCGTTTCCGGCAACGCCGTGCCGCGTCGCTCGCGGCGCTCACCCTCCGCCCGGAGTCCGTTCCCATGCTCCACCGACCCAGGAAGCGCGCCGCCCTGGCGGCCGCGGCGCTCGTGCTGGCGCTCGGCGCCTGCGCCGACGACCCCACCGGCCCGCTCGGCCCCGGCGGCCCGCGGCTGGACGAAGACGTGGTCACCGAGCCGGCGGAGGGCGAGGAGGGGGTGGTCACCCTCGCCGCGTTCACCGGCAACATCCGCATCGGCGTGGTGCCGGACGCGCCGTCGGTCACGCTCGGCGCGGCGGGCGACTGGACGATCCGCAACAAGTCCACCGGCGCGGTGCTGATGACCGGCACGGGCGGCACGGCCACGGTGACCCTGCAGTCGACCTCCGTCACCATCGTGCGGCTGCAGGTGATGTGCTCCGCCAACGCCGCGACCGTGGCGGCGCGCAAGGCGGCGGGCGAGGCGGCCGGGTACCCCACCTTCACCGAGTTCTTCGCCGCCGGCAACTGCACGCGGCTCTACATCGGCGAGCTCCCCGGGAGCTCCACCACCACGCAGCGCAACAACCTCAAGAGCCAGCTGGTCGCGCAGGGGCTGGCGGCGGCCGACGCGTTCTACCGCTCGTTCGTGATCGGCGCCACGCTGTACCGCGTGGCGCGCGGCGCCGCCTCGGCCACCAGCCAGGCCCCGCCGGTGCTCTCGTCGGCCGACGGCCTGGTCACCATCGGGGGGCTCCCGTACCGCGGCGTGGCCGAGGCGGTCCGCAACAGCCTGGGGACGCTGGCCGGGGTGAACGAGGTGCACATCGAGCAGTACCTGTACGGCGTGGTGCCGCGCGAGCTGCCGCCCACCATCTGGAACCAGCTGGAGGCGCAGAAGGCGCAGGCGGTGGCGGCGCGCACCTACGCGCTCTCGGGGCTCGGCAAGCGCGCGAACAACGGCTACGACCTGCTGGCCACCACCAGCGACCAGGTGTACGGCGGCTACTCGGCCGAGCACCCGCTGTCGACGCAGGCGGTGGACGAGACGGCGGGGATCGTGGCGACCTACGACGGCAACCTGATCGAGGCGCTCTTCTCGTCGACGGCGGGCGGGTACACGGCCAACAACGAGGACGTGTTCAACTCGGCGCCGGTGCCGTACCTGCGCGGCGTGCGCGACCACCAGCACGGCAGCAGCGAGCACGTGCTCGACGAGATCCGCCGCCACCCGAACCCGCAGTCGCTGCGCGGGAAGAAGAACGGCGACTTCGAGGCCGATTGGTCATCGCGCCACCGCTGGACCTTCGAGTGGACGGCCGAGGAGATCTCGGAGGTGGTCGGCGACTTCGCGCAGCAGGACGTGGGGAAGGTGCTGGAGATCAACGTGCTGGAGCGCTCGAACTCGGGGCGGGTGCTGCGCATCGAGTACGTGACCGAGGCGGGGAGATTCTTCGACACCAAGGACCACGTGCGCACCTCGCTCAAGTTCTTCGACGCGAACGGGGTGAAGAGCAGCCTGTTCTCCACGCTCTTCCTGATCGAGCCGGTGGTCGACCGCAGGACCGGCGAGGTGACGGGCTTCACGGTGTTCGGCGGCGGGTGGGGGCACGGCGTGGGCCTCTGCCAGACGGGCGCCGC from the Longimicrobium sp. genome contains:
- a CDS encoding SpoIID/LytB domain-containing protein codes for the protein MLHRPRKRAALAAAALVLALGACADDPTGPLGPGGPRLDEDVVTEPAEGEEGVVTLAAFTGNIRIGVVPDAPSVTLGAAGDWTIRNKSTGAVLMTGTGGTATVTLQSTSVTIVRLQVMCSANAATVAARKAAGEAAGYPTFTEFFAAGNCTRLYIGELPGSSTTTQRNNLKSQLVAQGLAAADAFYRSFVIGATLYRVARGAASATSQAPPVLSSADGLVTIGGLPYRGVAEAVRNSLGTLAGVNEVHIEQYLYGVVPRELPPTIWNQLEAQKAQAVAARTYALSGLGKRANNGYDLLATTSDQVYGGYSAEHPLSTQAVDETAGIVATYDGNLIEALFSSTAGGYTANNEDVFNSAPVPYLRGVRDHQHGSSEHVLDEIRRHPNPQSLRGKKNGDFEADWSSRHRWTFEWTAEEISEVVGDFAQQDVGKVLEINVLERSNSGRVLRIEYVTEAGRFFDTKDHVRTSLKFFDANGVKSSLFSTLFLIEPVVDRRTGEVTGFTVFGGGWGHGVGLCQTGAAGMADKGATYEEILKHYYQGIELTQWY